A region from the Melioribacter roseus P3M-2 genome encodes:
- a CDS encoding 6-phosphofructokinase codes for MKIGILTGGGDCPGLNAVIRAVVRKSLQNGHDVIGIREGWRGILENNFMTLDLDAISGILPRGGTILGTSRTNVYKVENGEEKVKQNMKDAGIDCLVAIGGEDTLGVASKLYKGGVKVVGVPKTIDNDLNATDYTFGFDTAVNIATEAIDRLHTTAEAHNRVMVVEVMGRHAGWIAVHAGIAGGADVILIPEKPFDLDEVCDVITKRHARGKNFSIVVVSEGAKLKTENNVDKDGSFVLSSMEVDAFGHVKLGGIGNVIAEEIEKRTGFETRATVLGYIQRGGSPTAFDRVLGTRLGVFAADLVDKGEFGYMAALKGKDIVAVKLEEAVGELKTVDLELYKVAETFFG; via the coding sequence ATGAAGATAGGTATTTTAACAGGGGGCGGCGATTGCCCCGGTCTCAATGCCGTAATCAGAGCGGTGGTAAGAAAATCTCTGCAAAATGGTCACGATGTAATCGGTATCCGCGAAGGATGGCGCGGCATACTCGAAAATAATTTTATGACGCTCGATCTCGACGCCATTTCGGGTATTCTTCCTCGCGGCGGTACGATTTTAGGCACTTCCCGTACAAACGTTTATAAAGTTGAAAACGGCGAAGAAAAAGTTAAACAAAACATGAAAGACGCCGGCATCGATTGCCTCGTTGCAATCGGCGGCGAAGATACTTTAGGCGTAGCGTCGAAACTTTACAAAGGCGGAGTTAAAGTTGTCGGCGTTCCCAAAACCATCGACAACGATTTGAACGCAACCGATTATACTTTCGGTTTCGATACGGCAGTCAATATTGCTACGGAAGCTATCGACAGGCTTCATACAACCGCAGAAGCTCATAACCGTGTTATGGTAGTCGAAGTTATGGGGCGTCATGCGGGATGGATTGCGGTTCACGCCGGTATTGCAGGCGGAGCCGACGTAATTCTGATTCCCGAAAAACCGTTTGACCTCGACGAAGTGTGCGACGTAATTACAAAAAGGCACGCCAGAGGAAAGAATTTCAGCATAGTTGTAGTCTCCGAAGGCGCTAAATTGAAAACCGAAAATAATGTCGATAAAGACGGTTCGTTCGTTCTCAGCAGTATGGAAGTCGACGCTTTCGGACACGTAAAACTCGGCGGTATCGGAAACGTTATTGCAGAAGAAATCGAAAAGAGAACCGGATTCGAAACAAGAGCAACGGTATTGGGTTATATCCAGAGAGGCGGAAGCCCGACCGCTTTCGATCGAGTGCTAGGAACGCGTCTCGGCGTATTTGCAGCCGATTTGGTAGATAAAGGCGAATTCGGTTATATGGCGGCTTTGAAAGGAAAGGATATAGTTGCCGTTAAATTGGAAGAAGCCGTAGGCGAACTCAAAACTGTCGACCTCGAATTATATAAAGTTGCCGAAACTTTCTTCGGTTAA
- a CDS encoding fibronectin type III domain-containing protein — MKKSIVLFFILSVLLAAQNNKVNTHNQPIESNSSIKKSLRSVNSYGSPQFSNQYYTFDAIVAAPENVYYTQAGLSPDGSKIAAQKYYYEGPIRRVEIALMNADGSGETVISAGDSDNSTGPTYGNPFWSDDGLFVGYVQRNAATSNRVLKYELATGLTTAVYEPSGSDDVSNPDFLGSSTTSIIFWDYGAGGGADLFIWDGATRTNITNTSDYKEYEPVSNEDGTLILYWSGETVAEPVNTTHTLTYNGAAWIKDQGFTPIVDSYWGYWTGRDNEYIAVTVMSSKDIHIYDKAGNFLMDLTGSLYNGGSGQWNFVGSHFQGPNGEIIMTSNAGRTSSGRDIIKAAPYIPVPTLPANSSTLNLQTVYFSWYSTKYGMKFDLEVDDAADFSSPTSVASDLTGTFYSYDASSLTPGQLYKWRITGKTSAGIVTSYSDVWEFTTQSVPTPVATYPADGVMVYTQSPTIYWYVNSYYPGLYYRVRYGTSSGSYTGTSGVTSNLYLTLTNLTPGNTYYYVVDASTSNTFASNVVTSGEESFEIYSATPASAPVPVPSWPVSGSDSYINPPTLYWYITSYVDGLKYYVEWDYDSDLNDAPLGNSGWIDNLYYMLPSGLNGGTYYWRVRSKIGDAGVPSSWSSVESFNVPSYASTGAPVPTQTYPIGGAIVYTLSPTLYWYASSAHTLNYDLRYSTTLDGGGQLSAPVTISDLSNNFYALSGLSAGTTYYWQVRAKVAGSPGSESAWSSIATFTTDAGAFAVVPLIGSPNHAQPVSSSSAVLSWVIPTKSESELTYDVEYAVDDKFENKNIVGGLEKPFVEINGLYPGNTYYWRVVSKTKGGEMSDYSSVGIFKTVDNVTAVEENEELEYDFELYQNYPNPFNPETSIRFTIDRKDFVTLTIYDVLGKEVKTLISKELQSGKYDLKWRGDDNFGNKVASGVYFYKLTAGSKQAVKRMLLIK, encoded by the coding sequence ATGAAAAAGAGCATTGTCCTCTTTTTTATTCTGTCTGTACTATTAGCGGCGCAGAATAATAAGGTAAATACGCATAACCAACCGATTGAATCAAACAGTTCGATTAAGAAATCGTTGCGTTCGGTCAACAGTTACGGCTCGCCTCAGTTCAGCAATCAGTACTACACATTCGATGCAATTGTTGCCGCGCCTGAGAATGTTTATTACACGCAAGCCGGTTTGAGTCCGGACGGTTCGAAAATTGCAGCGCAAAAGTATTACTACGAAGGTCCGATAAGACGAGTTGAAATAGCGCTTATGAATGCGGACGGCAGCGGTGAAACAGTGATTTCAGCAGGCGATTCAGATAACAGTACAGGTCCTACTTACGGCAATCCGTTCTGGAGCGACGACGGATTGTTTGTCGGCTATGTCCAGAGAAATGCTGCCACAAGCAACCGGGTATTGAAGTACGAATTGGCAACGGGTTTGACAACTGCCGTTTATGAGCCTTCCGGAAGCGACGATGTATCCAATCCGGATTTCCTCGGTTCCAGTACGACGTCGATTATTTTTTGGGATTACGGCGCGGGAGGAGGTGCCGACCTTTTCATCTGGGACGGCGCCACAAGAACTAATATTACCAATACTTCCGACTACAAAGAATACGAACCGGTTTCAAACGAAGACGGTACTCTAATACTCTACTGGTCGGGAGAAACCGTTGCCGAGCCTGTTAATACAACGCATACTTTAACTTATAACGGCGCCGCTTGGATAAAAGATCAAGGCTTTACGCCTATTGTCGACAGTTATTGGGGATACTGGACTGGCAGAGACAATGAATATATTGCCGTAACGGTTATGTCCTCTAAAGATATTCATATTTATGACAAAGCCGGAAATTTTTTAATGGACCTGACAGGTTCGCTTTATAATGGCGGCAGCGGGCAATGGAATTTCGTAGGGTCTCATTTTCAAGGTCCGAACGGCGAAATTATAATGACTTCTAACGCCGGAAGAACCTCCAGCGGCAGAGACATAATTAAAGCTGCCCCGTATATCCCGGTTCCGACGCTTCCCGCCAATTCTTCCACTCTCAATTTGCAAACGGTTTATTTCAGTTGGTATTCTACAAAGTACGGGATGAAATTCGACCTGGAAGTTGACGACGCCGCCGATTTTTCTTCTCCTACGAGCGTTGCGTCGGATTTAACGGGAACTTTTTATTCCTATGACGCTTCTTCTTTGACGCCCGGTCAATTATATAAATGGAGAATTACGGGCAAGACAAGCGCGGGAATCGTAACAAGTTATTCTGACGTCTGGGAATTTACTACTCAATCAGTGCCAACTCCGGTAGCGACTTATCCTGCTGACGGAGTTATGGTATATACTCAAAGCCCTACAATTTATTGGTACGTAAATTCATATTATCCCGGTTTATATTACCGTGTCCGTTACGGCACGTCGTCGGGCAGTTATACAGGCACCAGCGGCGTTACGAGTAATTTATATTTGACGCTTACGAATTTAACTCCGGGCAATACTTATTATTATGTTGTGGATGCATCTACGTCGAATACATTTGCTTCTAATGTAGTTACAAGCGGCGAAGAAAGTTTTGAAATCTACAGCGCGACTCCTGCGTCTGCCCCCGTGCCGGTACCGTCCTGGCCTGTTAGCGGCAGCGATTCTTATATCAATCCTCCCACGCTGTATTGGTATATAACTTCATATGTAGACGGACTAAAGTATTACGTCGAGTGGGACTACGATTCCGATTTAAATGACGCCCCGCTGGGGAATTCGGGCTGGATTGATAATCTTTATTATATGCTTCCATCGGGATTAAACGGCGGAACGTATTACTGGCGTGTCCGTTCGAAAATAGGGGACGCAGGCGTTCCTTCTTCATGGTCGTCCGTAGAATCATTTAATGTACCGTCGTATGCCTCGACTGGCGCTCCTGTGCCTACGCAAACATATCCCATAGGAGGGGCTATCGTTTATACGCTATCTCCTACATTATATTGGTATGCATCTTCGGCGCACACGCTTAATTACGATTTACGTTACTCTACTACTCTCGACGGCGGCGGGCAATTATCCGCTCCCGTCACAATTTCGGATCTGAGCAATAATTTTTACGCATTGTCCGGATTATCGGCAGGAACAACATATTACTGGCAGGTACGAGCAAAAGTTGCAGGTTCGCCGGGATCCGAATCGGCATGGTCTTCGATTGCAACATTTACAACCGACGCAGGCGCATTTGCCGTTGTGCCTTTAATCGGGTCTCCGAATCACGCTCAGCCGGTTTCTTCTTCGTCTGCCGTTTTATCCTGGGTAATCCCAACGAAAAGCGAATCGGAACTTACTTATGATGTGGAATACGCAGTTGACGATAAATTCGAAAATAAAAATATAGTGGGCGGACTCGAAAAACCGTTCGTCGAGATTAACGGTCTGTATCCAGGCAACACATATTACTGGCGAGTCGTATCAAAGACGAAAGGGGGAGAGATGTCCGATTATTCTTCAGTTGGCATATTTAAAACCGTCGATAATGTAACGGCGGTTGAAGAAAACGAAGAATTAGAATACGATTTCGAATTGTATCAAAATTACCCGAATCCGTTTAATCCGGAAACCTCAATCCGCTTTACAATCGACAGGAAAGACTTTGTTACATTAACGATCTACGATGTTCTGGGCAAAGAAGTGAAAACGTTAATTTCAAAAGAACTGCAGTCCGGTAAGTACGACCTTAAGTGGCGTGGAGACGATAATTTCGGAAATAAAGTTGCAAGCGGCGTTTATTTCTATAAATTGACGGCCGGTTCCAAACAGGCGGTAAAACGAATGTTATTAATAAAATAA
- a CDS encoding ATP-dependent helicase: MKFLNDLNEEQRKAVEYNSGPHMVVAGAGSGKTRVLTYKIAYLIEKGMEPESILALTFTNKAAREMKERIKAMIGKKAEKLWMGTFHSIFARILRAESKHINYRPNFSIYDREDSVSLVSNVMQDLNINLENLTPNGVQHKISFLKNQMILPEDYEKEMSSSAADRKFHEVYKEYQNRLFMNNAMDFDDLLLKPIELFTNNPKVLSKYKKMFKYILVDEYQDTNKAQYELIKILSPSRDKICVVGDDAQSIYSWRGAEIKNMLNFKKDFKDAKIFRLEQNYRSTKMILAAADSVIKNNAEQIAKTLWTENNDGEQLTIIRASDEKDEALQIAKRIKKEVTNRKLSLNDIAILYRLNSQSRALEDALRREKIPYKIIGGVEFYRRKEVKDVLAYLRVLSNQDDEESLLRIMNFPQRGIGNTSISKMIAFARRLNISLFTTMARVFEVIEVKERIQKNVKQFKLMLDKYIELKDKLSISELTSALVDELGILKMYKEENTPESMARYDNIQELLRAIQEYNQENPKGTLDEFLAEVSLVAGIDQYDEKANAVTLMTVHSAKGLEFPVVFITGLEEDIFPLSPRFDSDSKIEEERRLFYVALTRAQQKVFLTYARSRYRFGEVAYQSRSRFIEELDEATYVEVNGPGSRRAGRKKKEVIDEYYQESYDDFDQERRSLRVGSKVSHAIFGVGKILAITGSGDTQKVTIAFENHGTKNLLTKFANLKLI; this comes from the coding sequence ATGAAATTTCTAAATGATTTAAACGAAGAGCAGCGTAAAGCTGTTGAGTACAATTCAGGTCCGCACATGGTCGTGGCGGGCGCAGGCTCTGGCAAAACCCGGGTTCTGACCTATAAAATTGCATATTTGATCGAAAAAGGGATGGAGCCCGAATCGATTCTGGCGCTTACTTTTACCAATAAAGCCGCCAGAGAAATGAAAGAGCGCATCAAAGCAATGATAGGCAAAAAAGCCGAAAAGCTCTGGATGGGCACGTTTCACTCTATTTTTGCGCGAATTTTGAGGGCGGAATCGAAACATATAAATTACCGTCCCAACTTTTCGATTTACGACCGGGAAGATTCGGTGTCGCTTGTTTCCAACGTGATGCAGGATCTCAATATTAATCTCGAAAATCTTACCCCAAACGGCGTTCAGCACAAAATCAGTTTTCTGAAAAATCAGATGATTCTGCCTGAAGATTACGAAAAAGAGATGTCGTCATCAGCAGCCGACAGGAAATTCCACGAAGTCTATAAAGAATACCAAAACCGCTTGTTTATGAATAACGCGATGGATTTTGACGACCTTCTCTTAAAACCGATCGAACTCTTTACAAACAATCCCAAAGTATTGAGCAAGTACAAGAAAATGTTCAAGTATATTCTGGTTGACGAATATCAGGATACGAACAAAGCTCAATATGAGTTGATCAAAATTTTGAGTCCGTCGCGGGACAAAATTTGCGTTGTCGGAGACGACGCTCAGAGCATTTACAGCTGGCGCGGCGCCGAAATAAAAAACATGCTCAATTTCAAAAAGGATTTTAAAGACGCAAAAATATTCCGTCTGGAGCAAAATTACAGATCGACAAAGATGATTCTGGCTGCCGCAGATTCGGTAATTAAAAACAATGCCGAGCAGATTGCCAAAACTTTATGGACGGAAAATAACGACGGCGAACAATTGACAATCATTCGTGCTTCGGACGAAAAAGACGAAGCCCTTCAGATCGCCAAACGCATCAAAAAGGAAGTAACGAATCGTAAGCTCTCGCTGAACGACATTGCGATTCTCTATCGCTTGAATTCACAATCGAGAGCCCTTGAAGACGCGCTGAGACGCGAGAAAATCCCGTATAAGATAATCGGCGGCGTCGAATTTTACAGGCGAAAGGAAGTCAAAGATGTGCTTGCTTATCTGCGAGTCCTTTCGAACCAGGACGACGAAGAGAGTCTGCTTCGCATAATGAATTTCCCGCAGAGGGGAATAGGTAACACTTCGATATCTAAAATGATAGCATTCGCGCGGCGTCTGAATATTTCTCTCTTTACCACAATGGCGCGCGTATTCGAAGTAATTGAAGTTAAGGAGAGAATTCAGAAGAACGTCAAGCAATTCAAGCTTATGCTCGACAAGTATATCGAATTGAAAGATAAGCTTTCGATAAGCGAATTGACTTCGGCTCTCGTTGACGAGCTCGGCATCCTGAAAATGTACAAAGAAGAAAATACGCCCGAATCGATGGCAAGGTACGACAACATTCAGGAACTGTTAAGAGCCATTCAGGAATACAATCAGGAAAATCCGAAAGGCACATTGGACGAATTTCTGGCTGAGGTTTCGCTGGTTGCCGGCATCGACCAGTACGACGAAAAAGCCAACGCTGTTACGCTTATGACTGTTCATTCGGCTAAAGGATTGGAATTCCCGGTTGTATTTATTACGGGACTCGAAGAGGATATTTTCCCGTTGAGTCCGCGCTTCGATTCGGATTCGAAAATCGAAGAGGAAAGAAGACTCTTTTACGTTGCCCTCACAAGGGCGCAACAGAAAGTCTTCCTTACTTATGCAAGATCGAGATACCGTTTCGGCGAGGTGGCATATCAAAGCCGCTCGCGGTTCATCGAGGAACTCGACGAGGCTACTTATGTAGAAGTTAACGGTCCCGGCAGCAGGAGAGCCGGCAGAAAGAAAAAAGAAGTTATCGACGAATACTATCAGGAAAGCTACGACGATTTCGACCAGGAACGTCGTTCACTGAGAGTCGGCAGTAAAGTTTCGCACGCCATTTTCGGCGTCGGCAAAATACTTGCCATTACCGGCTCGGGAGACACTCAAAAGGTGACTATTGCATTTGAAAATCACGGCACTAAAAATCTGTTGACTAAATTTGCAAATTTGAAGCTCATCTAA
- a CDS encoding sodium-dependent transporter — protein sequence MIPNNSGREQWGSRVGFILAAAGSAVGLGNIWRFPYLAGENGGAAFIFVYIFCVLLIGIPVLIAEVLIGRSAHKNPVGSFKSLHPSPFWHSVGGIGVIAGFVILSFYTVVAGWTLGYIYEAINGNLLQYSLPDIAQSHFSELLANAYWNVGLLTAFILLTMGIVYFGVQKGIERGSKIMMPMLFILLLILMIRGLTLEGASKGLEYLFNPDWSKITTGVVLAAMGQAFFSMSLGMGAMLTYGSYMSKKDNLPAASIWIAALDALIAIIAGISIFTVVFATGQNPDVGPSLIFRTLPVVFTKIPGGFYFSILFFIALTLAALTSTVSLLEVVTAYFVDEKGWSRRKAVVVFGFAALLLGVPSALSFNLLADFKFGEFTFFDLSEFLSSNLLLPIGGFFISIFVGWVWGFDKVRNEIRQGAESLFDKHPWLLNYWKFILRFVAPVLIIVILLSSIGII from the coding sequence ATGATTCCTAACAATTCCGGAAGAGAACAATGGGGCAGCCGTGTGGGTTTTATATTGGCGGCGGCAGGCTCGGCTGTCGGTTTGGGTAACATTTGGCGTTTTCCCTATCTTGCAGGCGAAAACGGCGGAGCGGCTTTTATATTTGTTTATATTTTTTGCGTGTTGCTCATCGGTATCCCGGTTTTAATAGCCGAAGTGCTTATCGGCAGGAGCGCTCATAAAAATCCCGTAGGGTCATTCAAGTCCCTGCACCCTTCTCCGTTCTGGCATTCCGTAGGAGGGATCGGCGTAATAGCCGGCTTTGTTATTCTTTCATTCTATACGGTTGTAGCCGGATGGACGCTCGGTTACATTTACGAAGCGATTAACGGCAACTTACTCCAATACAGCTTGCCCGATATAGCTCAATCTCATTTTTCAGAGTTATTGGCGAACGCTTACTGGAATGTAGGTTTGCTTACGGCATTTATTCTTCTGACAATGGGAATTGTCTATTTCGGAGTTCAAAAAGGAATCGAACGCGGCAGCAAAATTATGATGCCGATGCTCTTTATTCTACTTCTGATATTAATGATTAGAGGACTAACTTTGGAAGGCGCATCGAAAGGACTGGAGTATCTTTTCAATCCCGACTGGTCTAAAATCACTACAGGGGTTGTATTGGCTGCAATGGGACAGGCATTTTTTTCGATGAGTTTGGGAATGGGCGCCATGCTTACTTACGGAAGCTATATGTCGAAGAAGGATAATCTTCCCGCCGCTTCAATTTGGATTGCAGCGCTCGATGCATTAATTGCCATAATAGCGGGTATCAGCATTTTTACGGTTGTATTTGCAACTGGTCAAAATCCTGACGTGGGACCGAGTCTCATATTCAGAACGCTTCCGGTTGTATTTACAAAAATACCCGGAGGCTTTTATTTTTCGATTTTGTTTTTTATAGCCCTCACATTAGCGGCTCTTACTTCCACGGTTTCATTGCTCGAAGTGGTTACCGCCTATTTTGTTGACGAAAAAGGCTGGAGCAGAAGGAAAGCGGTCGTGGTATTCGGATTTGCCGCTTTGCTTCTCGGCGTGCCGAGCGCATTGTCTTTTAATCTTCTCGCCGACTTCAAATTCGGAGAGTTTACTTTCTTCGATTTGTCGGAATTTTTATCGTCGAACTTGCTTCTGCCGATCGGAGGATTTTTCATATCGATTTTCGTGGGCTGGGTTTGGGGTTTCGATAAGGTTAGAAATGAAATAAGACAGGGAGCCGAATCGCTCTTCGATAAGCATCCGTGGCTGCTGAATTACTGGAAATTCATATTGCGATTTGTAGCCCCGGTACTGATAATCGTAATATTACTCAGTTCCATCGGAATCATCTAA
- a CDS encoding alanine/glycine:cation symporter family protein produces the protein MKKSTAGLIGIAIIFTVLIIGGVPFFNSVWTFPGNFESIKNFPSPDVPLGSIPLMLIALLGTGIFITIKLKFPQIRYFWHGIKVTAGIYDDPKDSGDLNHFRALSTAISATVGIGNIAGVATAIYYGGPGALFWMWVTGIFGTALKFSEVSLAHKYREILPDGSIAGGPMYTIEKGLGPKWKWLAIMFACFAVICSFATGNAIQAFTLSDQVYSEVTQIVGTNNFWTIKHQIFTGFAVSWQQVINGLILSSIVALVIIGGIKRIGRVTSILSPFMAVFYIIAALAIIIANIGSFIPSIELIIEMAFNPPAKIAGAAGGTFLVMLNTVLWGIKRGLYSNESGQGSAPIAHSAAKTKYGVREGTVALLEPYIDTLTICTLTGLVIIITGAWYHTEFYKLRIDPNYTDQIYNASILTSYAFKIGLSWLFDYGDKIVTLAVLLFATSTIISWSYYGDRATFYLFGDRAILPYKWVFVLFVFIGSIAELEAVWAFGDAALGFMTAPNLLSIILLSGVLKKDVREYFSMNHIPYKKLKKDGKD, from the coding sequence ATGAAAAAATCGACCGCCGGATTAATAGGCATCGCAATAATCTTTACCGTTTTGATAATCGGAGGCGTCCCCTTCTTCAACAGCGTATGGACTTTTCCCGGTAATTTCGAAAGTATTAAAAATTTCCCGTCGCCCGATGTGCCCTTGGGTTCTATACCGTTAATGCTGATTGCGCTTCTTGGTACGGGGATTTTCATAACCATAAAACTGAAATTTCCTCAAATCCGTTATTTCTGGCACGGAATAAAAGTTACCGCCGGAATATACGACGACCCGAAAGACAGCGGGGATTTGAACCACTTCAGAGCGCTCTCGACTGCAATCTCGGCAACGGTTGGTATAGGAAATATTGCGGGCGTTGCAACGGCAATCTATTACGGCGGTCCGGGCGCGCTTTTCTGGATGTGGGTGACGGGCATATTCGGTACGGCTTTAAAATTCTCAGAAGTTTCACTCGCTCACAAATATCGCGAAATTTTACCCGACGGCTCGATTGCCGGCGGTCCGATGTATACAATCGAAAAAGGACTTGGACCGAAATGGAAATGGCTGGCAATTATGTTTGCATGTTTTGCGGTTATCTGTTCGTTTGCTACCGGAAATGCCATCCAGGCTTTTACTTTGTCAGACCAGGTTTATTCGGAAGTAACTCAAATTGTCGGCACGAATAATTTCTGGACAATCAAACATCAGATTTTTACGGGATTTGCAGTTTCGTGGCAGCAGGTTATAAACGGACTGATTCTCTCCTCAATTGTAGCATTGGTAATTATAGGCGGCATTAAAAGAATCGGAAGAGTTACAAGCATTCTCTCTCCTTTCATGGCAGTCTTCTATATTATTGCCGCGCTGGCAATAATCATTGCAAATATCGGTTCGTTCATTCCGAGTATTGAATTAATAATCGAAATGGCTTTCAATCCGCCGGCAAAAATAGCGGGAGCCGCAGGCGGCACATTTCTCGTAATGCTGAATACGGTACTGTGGGGAATCAAGCGAGGCTTATATTCGAACGAGTCCGGTCAAGGAAGCGCTCCGATCGCGCATTCAGCCGCTAAAACCAAATACGGCGTACGTGAAGGCACTGTTGCCCTTCTGGAGCCTTACATCGACACTCTTACAATTTGCACTTTGACCGGTTTGGTTATAATCATTACGGGCGCATGGTATCATACGGAATTTTACAAACTCCGCATCGATCCCAACTACACGGATCAAATTTACAACGCAAGCATTTTGACTTCATACGCATTTAAAATCGGATTGAGCTGGCTGTTCGATTACGGAGATAAAATCGTAACTCTTGCGGTTCTGCTCTTCGCAACTTCGACAATAATAAGCTGGTCTTATTACGGCGACAGAGCCACGTTTTATTTGTTTGGCGACAGAGCCATACTTCCGTACAAATGGGTTTTCGTACTTTTCGTTTTCATCGGCTCGATAGCCGAACTCGAAGCGGTTTGGGCTTTCGGCGACGCAGCGCTCGGCTTTATGACTGCGCCGAATCTTCTATCGATTATTTTGCTTTCGGGCGTTCTGAAAAAAGACGTGCGGGAATATTTTTCAATGAATCACATACCGTATAAAAAATTGAAGAAAGACGGGAAAGATTAA
- a CDS encoding NAD(P)-dependent alcohol dehydrogenase, giving the protein MKAVINNEYGAPDALYVSEIDKPVVNEEELLIKVHYTTVTTVDTTFRKGDSFFARLFTGVFKPKKNVLGGEFSGVVEHAGSSVTNFRKGDKVWGGAPDGFGAYAEYIKVNRREAVSLIPDGVSFDQAAALYGALTALPFLRDEGKIEKGMQVLINGASGSIGSFAVQLAKFYNCEVTALCSPRNFELVKSLGADYAFDYSSPGVSGQLKKYDIIFDAVGKTSFNKTKRYLKKNGRYLTTVITPAILLQKLYTRFIGSKKAIIAFTGLRSEKEKLRDMGFVNKLISIGKLKPLIDREYGINQIRAAHGYVDKGHKRGNVLIKVN; this is encoded by the coding sequence ATGAAAGCCGTTATAAATAATGAATACGGCGCTCCGGACGCGCTGTACGTTTCCGAAATTGATAAGCCTGTTGTTAACGAAGAGGAATTGTTGATAAAGGTTCATTATACGACAGTCACAACAGTAGATACAACATTCAGAAAAGGCGACTCGTTTTTTGCGCGGCTTTTTACGGGTGTTTTCAAACCGAAGAAAAATGTTTTAGGCGGCGAATTTTCCGGCGTTGTGGAACACGCCGGAAGCTCCGTGACTAATTTTAGAAAAGGAGATAAAGTATGGGGCGGCGCGCCCGACGGATTCGGCGCATACGCGGAATATATTAAAGTCAATCGAAGGGAAGCTGTTTCGTTGATTCCAGACGGCGTCTCCTTTGACCAGGCTGCAGCTTTATACGGAGCTTTAACGGCTCTTCCGTTTTTAAGGGACGAAGGCAAAATTGAAAAAGGAATGCAGGTGTTGATCAACGGCGCGTCGGGGAGTATCGGTTCCTTTGCTGTTCAACTGGCTAAGTTTTATAATTGCGAAGTGACCGCGCTATGCAGTCCCCGGAACTTTGAACTCGTAAAATCTCTCGGCGCCGATTATGCCTTCGATTATTCTTCGCCAGGCGTCTCCGGACAATTGAAAAAGTATGATATTATATTCGACGCGGTAGGGAAAACGTCATTCAATAAAACAAAAAGATATTTAAAGAAAAACGGCAGGTATCTTACTACGGTGATTACTCCAGCAATACTTTTGCAGAAATTATATACGCGTTTTATCGGAAGTAAAAAAGCAATAATTGCTTTTACGGGTTTAAGATCGGAAAAGGAAAAGCTGCGCGATATGGGCTTCGTTAATAAATTGATTTCGATCGGCAAACTTAAGCCGTTAATCGACAGGGAGTACGGTATTAATCAAATAAGAGCCGCACACGGCTATGTGGACAAAGGTCACAAGCGGGGCAACGTTCTAATAAAAGTGAATTAA